A window of the Eulemur rufifrons isolate Redbay chromosome 6, OSU_ERuf_1, whole genome shotgun sequence genome harbors these coding sequences:
- the SLC29A2 gene encoding equilibrative nucleoside transporter 2 isoform X2, whose protein sequence is MARGDAPQDSYHLVGISFFILGLGTLLPWNFFITAIPYFQGRLAGPLNSTAGTLSANHTEPEDTFNFNNWVTLLSQLPLLLFTLLNSFLYQCIPEPVRVLGSLLAVLLLFALTAALVKVDVSPRPFFGITMASVCLINSFSAVLQGSLFGQLGTMPSTYSTLFLSGQGLAGIFAALAMLMSMASGVDAQTSALGYFITPCVGILVSIVCYLSLPHLKFARYYLAKKPLQAQAHELETKAELLQSGARAGARAGARRAPGARETFSLRCLPEDLADGAVPCVGLHSHPVCLPRHHSHGDQLHQSGEVEPVLQPHLLLPSLQHHGLAGAEPDLLLPVAQRGQPAAAPAGLPALPVRAALHAVPRAPEVPAAHPLRTGRLLHHVHAALCRVQRVPGVPHHVPGAQAGATT, encoded by the exons ATGGCGCGAGGAGACGCTCCGCAGGACAG CTACCACCTGGTCGGGATCAGCTTCTTTATCCTGGGGCTGGGCACCCTCCTCCCCTGGAACTTCTTCATCACTGCCATCCCG TACTTCCAGGGGCGGCTGGCGGGGCCCTTAAACAGCACAGCCGGGACTCTGAGTGCCAACCACACGGAACCTGAGGACACCTTCAACTTCAACAACTGGGTGACACTGCTGTCCCAGCTGCCCCTGCTGCTCTTCACCCTCCTAAACTCCTTCCTGTACCAGTG CATCCCAGAGCCAGTGCGGGTCCTGGGCAGCCTGCTGGCTGTACTGCTGCTCTTTGCCCTGACGGCGGCGCTGGTCAAGGTGGACGTGAGCCCCAGGCCCTTCTTCGGCATCACCATGGCCTCTGTCTGCCTCATCAACT CCTTCAGTGCAGTCCTGCAGGGCAGCCTCTTTGGGCAGCTGGGCACCATGCCCTCCACCTACAGCACCCTCTTCCTCAGCGGCCAGGGCCTGGCTGGAATCTTCGCTGCCCTTGCCATGCTCATGTCCATGGCCA GTGGTGTGGACGCCCAGACCTCTGCGCTGGGGTACTTCATCACCCCGTGTGTGGGCATCCTCGTGTCCATCGTGTGCTACCTGAGCCTGCCCCACCTG AAGTTTGCTCGCTACTACCTGGCCAAGAAACCATTGCAGGCCCAAGCTCACGAGCTGGAGACCAAAGCCGAGCTCCTCCAGTCTG GAGCCAGGGCTGGAGCCAGAGCTGGAGCCAGACGAGCCCCAGGTGCCAGGGAAACCTTCAGTCTTCGTTGTCTTCCGGAAG ATCTGGCTGACGGCGCTGTGCCTTGTGTTGGTCTTCACAGTCACCCTGTCTGTCTTCCCCGCCATCACAGCCATGGTGACCAGCTCCACCAGTCCGGGGAAGTGGA gccagTTCTTCAACCCCATCTGCTGCTTCCTTCTCTTCAACATCATGGACTGGCTGGGGCGGAGCCTGACCTCCTACTTCCTGTGG CCCAACGAGGACAGCCGGCTGCTGCCCCTGCTGGTCTGCCTGCGCTTCCTGTTCGTGCCGCTCTTCATGCTGTGCCACGTGCCCCAGAGGTCCCGGCTGCCCATCCTCTTCGCACAGGACGCCTACTTCATCACGTTCATGCTGCTCTTTGCCGTGTCCAACGGGTACCTGGTGTCCCTCACCATGTGCCTGGCGCCCAG GCAGGTGCTACCACATGA
- the SLC29A2 gene encoding equilibrative nucleoside transporter 2 isoform X1, which yields MARGDAPQDSYHLVGISFFILGLGTLLPWNFFITAIPYFQGRLAGPLNSTAGTLSANHTEPEDTFNFNNWVTLLSQLPLLLFTLLNSFLYQCIPEPVRVLGSLLAVLLLFALTAALVKVDVSPRPFFGITMASVCLINSFSAVLQGSLFGQLGTMPSTYSTLFLSGQGLAGIFAALAMLMSMASGVDAQTSALGYFITPCVGILVSIVCYLSLPHLKFARYYLAKKPLQAQAHELETKAELLQSDEKNGIPCSPQKVALTLDLDPVKEPGLEPELEPDEPQVPGKPSVFVVFRKIWLTALCLVLVFTVTLSVFPAITAMVTSSTSPGKWSQFFNPICCFLLFNIMDWLGRSLTSYFLWPNEDSRLLPLLVCLRFLFVPLFMLCHVPQRSRLPILFAQDAYFITFMLLFAVSNGYLVSLTMCLAPRQVLPHEREVAGALMTFFLALGLSCGASLSFLFKALL from the exons ATGGCGCGAGGAGACGCTCCGCAGGACAG CTACCACCTGGTCGGGATCAGCTTCTTTATCCTGGGGCTGGGCACCCTCCTCCCCTGGAACTTCTTCATCACTGCCATCCCG TACTTCCAGGGGCGGCTGGCGGGGCCCTTAAACAGCACAGCCGGGACTCTGAGTGCCAACCACACGGAACCTGAGGACACCTTCAACTTCAACAACTGGGTGACACTGCTGTCCCAGCTGCCCCTGCTGCTCTTCACCCTCCTAAACTCCTTCCTGTACCAGTG CATCCCAGAGCCAGTGCGGGTCCTGGGCAGCCTGCTGGCTGTACTGCTGCTCTTTGCCCTGACGGCGGCGCTGGTCAAGGTGGACGTGAGCCCCAGGCCCTTCTTCGGCATCACCATGGCCTCTGTCTGCCTCATCAACT CCTTCAGTGCAGTCCTGCAGGGCAGCCTCTTTGGGCAGCTGGGCACCATGCCCTCCACCTACAGCACCCTCTTCCTCAGCGGCCAGGGCCTGGCTGGAATCTTCGCTGCCCTTGCCATGCTCATGTCCATGGCCA GTGGTGTGGACGCCCAGACCTCTGCGCTGGGGTACTTCATCACCCCGTGTGTGGGCATCCTCGTGTCCATCGTGTGCTACCTGAGCCTGCCCCACCTG AAGTTTGCTCGCTACTACCTGGCCAAGAAACCATTGCAGGCCCAAGCTCACGAGCTGGAGACCAAAGCCGAGCTCCTCCAGTCTG ATGAGAAGAACGGGATTCCCTGCAGTCCCCAGAAGGTGGCCCTGACTCTGGATCTTGACCCTGTGAAGGAGCCAGGGCTGGAGCCAGAGCTGGAGCCAGACGAGCCCCAGGTGCCAGGGAAACCTTCAGTCTTCGTTGTCTTCCGGAAG ATCTGGCTGACGGCGCTGTGCCTTGTGTTGGTCTTCACAGTCACCCTGTCTGTCTTCCCCGCCATCACAGCCATGGTGACCAGCTCCACCAGTCCGGGGAAGTGGA gccagTTCTTCAACCCCATCTGCTGCTTCCTTCTCTTCAACATCATGGACTGGCTGGGGCGGAGCCTGACCTCCTACTTCCTGTGG CCCAACGAGGACAGCCGGCTGCTGCCCCTGCTGGTCTGCCTGCGCTTCCTGTTCGTGCCGCTCTTCATGCTGTGCCACGTGCCCCAGAGGTCCCGGCTGCCCATCCTCTTCGCACAGGACGCCTACTTCATCACGTTCATGCTGCTCTTTGCCGTGTCCAACGGGTACCTGGTGTCCCTCACCATGTGCCTGGCGCCCAG GCAGGTGCTACCACATGAGAGGGAGGTGGCCGGCGCCCTCATGACCTTCTTCCTGGCCCTGGGACTCTCCTGCGgagcctctctctccttcctcttcaagGCATTGCTCTGA